Proteins co-encoded in one Malus domestica chromosome 09, GDT2T_hap1 genomic window:
- the LOC103442351 gene encoding mini zinc finger protein 2, whose protein sequence is MRKRQVVLRRTEQASAASSFTVVRYGECQKNHAAGVGGYAVDGCREFMASNGEEGTTAALTCAACGCHRNFHRREVETVCECSSPSSNGA, encoded by the coding sequence ATGAGGAAGCGGCAAGTAGTTTTGAGAAGAACAGAACAAGCTTCAGCAGCTTCATCTTTCACCGTCGTGAGATATGGAGAGTGCCAGAAGAACCATGCTGCTGGGGTCGGAGGCTACGCTGTTGACGGATGCAGAGAGTTCATGGCAAGTAATGGAGAGGAGGGAACAACTGCTGCACTCACCTGTGCTGCTTGTGGCTGCCACAGGAACTTCCACAGACGAGAAGTCGAGACCGTCTGCGAGTGCTCTTCGCCTTCTTCAAATGGtgcctaa